The Telopea speciosissima isolate NSW1024214 ecotype Mountain lineage chromosome 11, Tspe_v1, whole genome shotgun sequence genome includes the window CGTGAATCCTGCAAGCACCTAGAAGAGCACCCCAGACAGAAGCATCTGGTTTAACAGGAATGTTCTTTATAAACTCATAGGCACTGTCCAACTGCCCTGCTCGACCAAGCAAGTCCACCATGCACCCATAGTGCTTCAAACTAGGTACAATCCCATAGCGCTCCTGCATCAACTGAAAGCACCATTGTCCCTGTTCAACCAAGCCTGCATGACTGCAGGCTGACAACAGAGATACAAAGGTGACATGATCAGGCTTAACCCCCTCGTCTTGCATTTTCTGGAAAAGGATTAGTGCTTTCTCACCATGTCCATGAATTCCATGACTTGATATTATAGCATTCCATGGGACTGAACTCCTATGAGGCACTTCAAGGAATAAGTACATTGCATCATCTAACCTCCCACATTTGGAGTACATGTCCATAATACAAGTACCCACGAAAACATCCACATGGAGACCGGTCTTGATTGCTCGTCCATGGATTCTCATACCATGTTGCAAGGCTCCTAATTGGGAGTACGCTGGCAGAATGCTTACCAATGTTCCTTGGTCTAGTATTATTCCCCTGCAGCCTTCAAGCATGTGGTAAACCTCAACAGCCTCACTTGCAAGACCATTTTGAGTATAGCCTGTGATTAAAGTATTCCAGGAGATCACATCTTTGACCTGCATTCCTTCAAAGACCCTTCTTGCAGAGTCAATATTGCTCAATTTAGCATACATATCAACAATTGCATTGCCAATGACAGTATCTTCTGTAAGCCAACCCCGCCTCATGATAAAACCATGTATAGCCCTGCTGTTATgacaatccccagattgagaaaCTATGGATGCTAAGCTCACCAGAGTCAACACATCAGGTTGAAAACTGTTCTGCTTCATCTCAACAAAAAGGTCAAGAGCTGTGATTAGGTAATTGTTCTGCTCATGTGCCGCAATGATTGAGTTCCATGATACCAAGTCTCTCACCAACATTTGATCAAAGTTACGACTTGCAGACCCCAAGCAGCCTAATTTGGCATACATGTTAATCAAAGCATTGGACACAAACACATCAAACTCCAACCCATGCTTGATAACATACGCGTGAATCAACATTCCCATCAAAAGATTGTCCAATGGAGCACAAACAGGAAGAACACTGGAGACAGTAACCGAATCCATCTTCACCCCTTCCCAGATCATATCCTCAAACACATCCAATGCCTCTGGGGCCTTCCCACTTTGACAAAATCCAGAAATCATTGCATTCCATGACCCCAAATCTCGAATGgtcattttatcaaacaccCTATGAGCATCACTCACAAGCCCAAGCCTTGAATACATATGAATCAATGAAGCAGCCACAAAGACATCCGGGATAAAACCCAATTTCAAAACCCAACAGTGAATCTTCCTGCCATCGCCTAGATCATTACAAGCTTTCAACACGACAGGGAAAGTAAAGAAATCAGGTCGAACACTCGATGTTGTGAGCAACTGGTAGTAACAGTCCAGGGCTTCATGGAAACATCCAGTACGAACATAACTAGAGATCATCGAATTCCAGgcaaagatattttttttacgAATTTGTTCGAAGGTGAGGCGAGAGGAGACGATATCGCCGACGTTGGCATATAGGTTGACAAGCCTGGTTGAGAAGAAGATGTCCTGGGCATTCCCAGAAACCAGAAGAAGCGCGTGGAGGCGTTTGGCGAGGTGGATTTTTGTACAGGAGAGGAAGAGAGTATTAAAATTGAAGTCTTCGGTCTTGATTTCGAGCCCATTATTTGGTAAAGCTTGCAGAGATGCGAGTGCTGCTGCATAGGAGAATGGGTAACGGGAttggaaaaaggagagaacatTTGAGATCCTCTTACCATTCAATAGCCGTATCAATCTGGGTTTCAAAACCATAAATGAAGCTCAGACTCTGCACACACGAGAAGaagagtgagagtgagagtgagTGAAACTGACAGAGAGTCCTGGTCCTGGATTATATACGATTTTGAGTTTCTTCGAGTTAAAAATGAAGGATGGAGACATGGGAAGCAcctctattttttattcaatatcaGTTTACTCCAAGCGTACTCTTACAGTCGGATTTTTATCGCCCCAGTTCGTTTTGCTTCCCTCATTGAACTGCCCATTCCATTGGATCCCAAGGAATGGCAATGAGATTAAGGTTGATAAAGCAAACTGGGTGCCGCCTTACCCCTTGCTATGAAGAGGCGGTTTTAAGGATCGGGAATTGGCCAATGACCGATTCGGTCTCCCATTCCGCGTTTTAAAACCCACAACAAGGGATGCAAGTTGTTATCAAAAAATATAGGGTTTTTCAGAATTACCAttccaaaatctttcatatttattattaccccccccccaaaaactttgaaacaactgttacccttccctgttgcatactaataactaattggcccccaccgttacagacccgtaacggcgggggttagtcgtgacagtgtgccattgtcacggattttttaggaccaaaatgtcctttttggggtggtaattgtaaaaaactcccaccccatcaccaccgtcccttctcctcctcctccttctccttcttctttgagTTGCAGAGGCACCAAGCCAGTGTCAACCCCATCCCCTGGGCTCCGCACAGTTCTTCTTTGAGGTTTCTTCTTGAATCTCTGAGATCTGGAACAACTGTCTTCTGGGTTCTTTCTACAGTCATTTGTCTCGACCTGAAGACCCTTGAATCTTTGGGATCTGGAACAACAGCTTTCTGGGTTCTTCCGATTTGGAACCGAACAGAAATGCAAAAaactccatttttcttttcaaaaaacaaaaaactccaTCTTCCCACCGACAATACACAGGGAGGCCGGAGGTGGGAGGAGACAATAGCTTTCTTAAAAAAAGAgggttttgagaagaaaaaaaaaaatcaaaacagagaGAATCAGTTTACAGGGGAGTGCTTCAAggagatgggttttgggttgtAGGGgtggttctttatttatttatttatttatttttgtaaattgattATCTGTGGGTTTGCATACAGGAGAACAAAGAGATTTACAGGGGATTGCTTCAAGGAGATGGTTTTTAGTTGCAGGTGGGGGTTCCTTGGTTGTCTCTGGGGATGGGAAAAATTGGGACTTGAAATATCCCTAAGATCGACCATCTGGTAGAGACTCCATCACCGCCGCCCTTCGGGTGTCTGGTCGTGGGCATTAGACCCATTTGAAAGCTCCAGGTCTTTGCAATGCAGCTGATGATGTtgcttctgtttctttctttttttttcttttgttttttctgaaTGTCAGTCGCttgctattcttcttctctgttttagTCTCcgccttccttccttctttttgcttcttcttctactcccattgttttttaatgttttaaggAGAAGGGAAAAACAAAGTGTTGGAAAATAGTCAGAAATACGAAAAAAAAGGCATAAGTGTAGCAACACGAATTTGCCATTtgccaaaaagaaaacaagcaaAATCCGAAGCAGAGatgataggagagagagagtctggaCTACATATTTCCTTCAAATAATATTATCGATTGGATCTAACGTCTTCTCTGTCTTGCAGATGTGGCAAGAACTGTGCGGAGCCCAGGCGATGGCGTTGACGCTGGCTTGGTGCCTCTGCAActcaaagaagaaggagaagaaggagaagaaggaggaggaggaggagaagggacggtagtgatggggtgggagttttttacaattaccaccccaaaaagggcattttggtctttaaAAATTTGTGACAAtggcacactgtcacgactaacccccaccgttatGGGTCTGTAATGGtgggggccagttagttattaatatgcaacaggggagggtaacagttgtttcaaagttttttgggggggtaatagtaaatatgaaagattttggggtggtaattgtaaaaaatccaaaaatatatatatatcatcccctcccctctaaatttccttagggaaaaagttctctctccaggagtatggcctacgccagcactcccatgagtctatctctctcctccctatgtgAAAAGATACATTTATCCCcttgttttaaagaggagagagatagacacatgggagtgctggcataggccacactcccgtacaaaaaactacttcccatttcCTTAATATAAacccaatacccaagttttgaaaaatgacaatgccctcccctactttttaaagattctatcaaccgtaccctaaccgttaaaaaacgccattaagtgatgacgtgggcatatccaatttttctaaaatccaaaattacccttaataTAATTTAATTCCTATTTTATCCTTTCCATTCCATAACCCCTCTTTCATATTTTTCCCCCAAAAcccctttttctcctcttcatcatctctgcatttcttccccttcttcttccgcCAGCCACCACTGCTGCCTCCTATCTCACAGAAGGGGCAAATGGTGCCATGGCCGAAGAAGGGGTCGACAAGGGC containing:
- the LOC122646555 gene encoding pentatricopeptide repeat-containing protein At4g33990, translating into MVLKPRLIRLLNGKRISNVLSFFQSRYPFSYAAALASLQALPNNGLEIKTEDFNFNTLFLSCTKIHLAKRLHALLLVSGNAQDIFFSTRLVNLYANVGDIVSSRLTFEQIRKKNIFAWNSMISSYVRTGCFHEALDCYYQLLTTSSVRPDFFTFPVVLKACNDLGDGRKIHCWVLKLGFIPDVFVAASLIHMYSRLGLVSDAHRVFDKMTIRDLGSWNAMISGFCQSGKAPEALDVFEDMIWEGVKMDSVTVSSVLPVCAPLDNLLMGMLIHAYVIKHGLEFDVFVSNALINMYAKLGCLGSASRNFDQMLVRDLVSWNSIIAAHEQNNYLITALDLFVEMKQNSFQPDVLTLVSLASIVSQSGDCHNSRAIHGFIMRRGWLTEDTVIGNAIVDMYAKLSNIDSARRVFEGMQVKDVISWNTLITGYTQNGLASEAVEVYHMLEGCRGIILDQGTLVSILPAYSQLGALQHGMRIHGRAIKTGLHVDVFVGTCIMDMYSKCGRLDDAMYLFLEVPHRSSVPWNAIISSHGIHGHGEKALILFQKMQDEGVKPDHVTFVSLLSACSHAGLVEQGQWCFQLMQERYGIVPSLKHYGCMVDLLGRAGQLDSAYEFIKNIPVKPDASVWGALLGACRIHGNVELGTFASDRLFEVDSGNVGYYVLLSNIYANIGKWEVVDNVRSLAKSRGLKKTPGWSSIELNNKVHVFYTGNQSHPQIEDIYNELGVLLAKMKSLGYVPDFSFVLQDVEEDEKEHILMSHSERLAIAFGIISTPPNTPIRIFKNLRVCGDCHNATKLISRITVRDIVVRDSNRFHHFKDGNCSCEDYW